Proteins found in one Opitutaceae bacterium genomic segment:
- a CDS encoding ABC transporter permease: protein MKRTLTAISFFALLIVTWELLVRFRVWSPWVLPSPLSVWDYLVGAVADGELIRSSWVTMKRLLLGYFAGIALGLPVGLLTARFKVCQDTIGLLALGLQTLPSVCWVPLALLWFGQTESALFFVVVMGTLWSVVIATDTGIRSIPPIYARAARTMGSKGLHTWLRVMLPASLPFVVSGMKQGWAFAWRSLMAAEIYVTILTGFGLGNLLHYGRELQAMDQVVAVMLIIVFIGLAADKVMFSPWERFLHRRWGTQGK, encoded by the coding sequence ATGAAACGCACACTTACCGCTATCAGCTTCTTTGCCCTCCTGATTGTTACGTGGGAACTGCTCGTGCGTTTCCGCGTCTGGTCTCCCTGGGTCCTTCCGTCGCCTCTCAGCGTGTGGGATTACCTGGTTGGTGCCGTCGCTGACGGCGAGCTGATCCGCTCTTCGTGGGTGACCATGAAGCGACTGTTGCTTGGCTACTTTGCGGGAATCGCCCTCGGTCTGCCAGTCGGCCTTCTCACGGCTCGCTTCAAAGTCTGCCAGGATACCATCGGGCTTCTCGCGCTTGGCTTGCAGACCCTCCCCAGCGTGTGCTGGGTGCCACTGGCATTGCTGTGGTTCGGCCAGACGGAGTCCGCGCTCTTCTTTGTCGTCGTGATGGGCACCCTCTGGTCGGTCGTGATCGCCACGGACACCGGTATCCGTTCCATCCCGCCCATCTATGCGCGCGCCGCCCGCACCATGGGTTCAAAGGGATTGCACACCTGGCTCCGCGTGATGCTACCGGCGTCGCTTCCCTTTGTCGTCAGCGGCATGAAGCAGGGCTGGGCCTTTGCCTGGCGCTCGCTGATGGCTGCTGAGATCTATGTGACAATCCTCACGGGCTTTGGCCTCGGAAATCTCCTGCACTACGGCCGCGAACTCCAGGCGATGGACCAGGTGGTTGCCGTCATGCTGATCATCGTCTTCATCGGTCTCGCCGCAGACAAGGTGATGTTTTCGCCCTGGGAGCGCTTTCTCCACCGCCGCTGGGGCACGCAGGGGAAGTAG
- a CDS encoding ABC transporter ATP-binding protein: MTVQTELVNEAPSKLSVGAVSKSFHTPKGSVHALDRVSLEVSEGEFVCLVGPSGCGKSTLLNIIAGLDTADEGDLFCDGKPVTGPGRDRMVMFQEHALFPWLDVLDNVLFGLNLKPGLTKNERRDVADYYLKLVGLQRFRHSNIHELSGGMRQRVALARALAPNPRVLLMDEPFAALDALTREMLYGDIQRIWQERKKTIIFVTHNVREAVCLGDRVVLFSPHPGRIQEQFKIDLPRPREINSVSIAQHASEITRALKGHMKHHEEAAE, from the coding sequence GTGACCGTACAAACGGAACTGGTGAACGAAGCGCCCTCGAAGCTCTCGGTGGGCGCAGTCTCAAAATCTTTCCACACGCCGAAAGGCTCCGTGCACGCGCTCGACCGCGTGTCGCTGGAGGTATCGGAAGGGGAATTCGTTTGCCTCGTGGGACCGAGTGGCTGCGGAAAAAGCACGCTACTGAATATCATAGCGGGGCTGGATACCGCCGACGAAGGCGATCTGTTTTGCGATGGCAAGCCCGTCACCGGGCCGGGACGCGATCGCATGGTGATGTTTCAGGAGCACGCGCTCTTCCCCTGGCTGGACGTGCTCGACAACGTGCTCTTCGGCCTAAATCTGAAACCCGGCCTGACAAAGAACGAGCGCCGCGATGTTGCCGATTACTATTTGAAGCTGGTCGGTCTTCAGCGCTTTCGTCATTCGAATATCCACGAATTGTCAGGCGGCATGCGCCAGCGCGTTGCCCTCGCCCGCGCCTTGGCGCCCAACCCACGCGTCCTGCTGATGGACGAGCCTTTTGCCGCGCTCGATGCACTCACGCGGGAAATGCTTTACGGCGACATCCAGCGCATTTGGCAGGAGCGCAAGAAGACGATCATCTTCGTCACCCACAATGTGCGCGAGGCCGTGTGCCTTGGCGATCGGGTCGTGCTGTTTTCACCCCATCCGGGGCGCATCCAGGAGCAGTTCAAGATTGATCTGCCCAGGCCCCGCGAGATCAACAGTGTTTCCATTGCCCAACATGCCTCGGAGATCACCCGCGCCCTCAAAGGACATATGAAGCACCATGAGGAGGCCGCAGAATGA